From one Amycolatopsis sp. FDAARGOS 1241 genomic stretch:
- a CDS encoding sensor histidine kinase: MIAVRLFLLDACLAIAVAGALVLEATNGVTRPPLWQLTIAAVLVLLLLRRRFPLVTMLAMTTLGLFEPTASFAALFSLYTVAAQRGPKWPTAVAVAANLVLVVVTYRPGDVQAWEVIGFVVALSVVLPLVAGLWMNQRAVLLDALRDRAAHAERERDLLAERAVDEERRRIAREMHDVVAHRVSIVALQAGALSVRARDEETGRMAEVIRESSAAALTELRDILRVLRDDGTEPRSLPTPMLAGVARLAGELTDAGARVETDLPDPLPEVPEQVGRAAYRIVQEALTNAAKHAPGAVIRVRLASDAGELVVEVANALGASAGLPGAGYGVIGMRERVTLAGGVLHAGPDGTDYVVRAAFPLNGSG, from the coding sequence GTGATCGCCGTGCGACTGTTCCTGCTCGACGCGTGCCTGGCGATCGCGGTCGCGGGTGCGCTCGTGCTCGAAGCCACGAACGGCGTCACCCGGCCACCGCTGTGGCAGCTCACGATCGCGGCCGTGCTGGTGCTGTTGCTCCTGCGCCGCCGGTTCCCGCTGGTCACGATGCTGGCCATGACGACGCTGGGGCTGTTCGAGCCGACGGCGTCGTTCGCCGCGCTGTTCTCGCTCTACACGGTCGCGGCGCAACGCGGTCCGAAGTGGCCCACCGCGGTGGCGGTGGCCGCGAATCTGGTGCTGGTCGTCGTGACCTACCGGCCCGGCGACGTCCAGGCGTGGGAGGTCATCGGTTTCGTCGTCGCCCTGAGCGTGGTGCTGCCGCTCGTCGCCGGGCTGTGGATGAACCAGCGCGCGGTGCTGCTCGACGCGTTGCGCGACCGCGCCGCTCACGCCGAACGCGAGCGTGACCTGCTCGCCGAGCGCGCCGTCGACGAGGAGCGGCGGCGGATCGCCCGCGAGATGCACGACGTGGTGGCCCACCGCGTCAGCATCGTCGCGCTGCAGGCGGGGGCGCTGTCGGTGCGGGCGCGCGACGAGGAGACCGGCCGGATGGCCGAGGTGATCCGCGAGTCGAGCGCCGCCGCGCTCACCGAACTGCGCGACATCCTGCGCGTGCTGCGCGACGACGGGACCGAGCCGCGCTCGCTGCCCACCCCGATGCTCGCCGGTGTCGCGCGGCTGGCCGGCGAGCTGACCGACGCCGGCGCGCGCGTCGAAACCGACCTGCCGGACCCGCTGCCCGAGGTACCGGAGCAGGTGGGCCGCGCGGCTTACCGGATCGTGCAGGAGGCACTGACCAACGCGGCGAAGCACGCGCCGGGCGCCGTGATCCGCGTGCGGCTGGCGAGTGACGCCGGTGAGCTCGTGGTCGAGGTGGCCAACGCGCTCGGCGCGTCGGCCGGGCTGCCCGGCGCGGGGTACGGCGTGATCGGCATGCGCGAACGCGTCACGCTGGCCGGCGGCGTGCTGCACGCGGGCCCCGACGGCACGGACTACGTGGTGCGGGCCGCGTTCCCGCTCAACGGATCGGGGTGA
- a CDS encoding response regulator transcription factor yields the protein MILESDPDIRVVAEAGDGAGVAQLVDEHRPDVVLTDIQMPGVDGLEVTRLVTALPDAPAVVVLTTFDLDEYVHTALRRGATGFLLKDTPPRELVNAVHVVGRGEAMLSPAITRRLLTAFATGGAQDKARARLAPLTAREREVAVAVAEGASNAAIAAELGLSEATVKVHLGRIMSKVEAANRTQVAILVHDAGLA from the coding sequence ATGATCCTCGAGTCGGACCCGGACATCCGCGTGGTCGCCGAGGCCGGCGACGGCGCGGGGGTAGCGCAGCTCGTCGACGAGCACCGGCCCGACGTGGTGCTCACCGACATCCAGATGCCCGGCGTCGACGGCCTCGAGGTGACGCGCCTGGTCACGGCCCTGCCTGACGCGCCGGCGGTGGTCGTGCTGACCACGTTCGACCTCGACGAGTACGTGCACACCGCGCTGCGCCGCGGCGCCACGGGGTTCCTGCTGAAGGACACCCCGCCGCGTGAGCTGGTCAACGCGGTGCACGTGGTCGGCCGTGGGGAGGCGATGTTGTCGCCGGCCATCACCAGGCGGCTGCTGACCGCGTTCGCCACGGGCGGGGCGCAGGACAAGGCTCGGGCCCGGCTGGCGCCGTTGACCGCTCGCGAACGGGAGGTCGCCGTGGCCGTCGCGGAGGGCGCGAGCAACGCCGCGATCGCGGCGGAACTCGGGCTCAGCGAGGCAACGGTGAAGGTGCACCTCGGGCGGATCATGTCCAAAGTGGAGGCCGCGAACCGGACGCAGGTCGCCATCCTGGTCCACGATGCCGGGCTCGCCTGA
- the cobT gene encoding nicotinate-nucleotide--dimethylbenzimidazole phosphoribosyltransferase encodes MPRFDIPVPDAAARAAAQERLDGLVKPLGALGRLEELAAWLSAAHGVVPPRPLDDVRVVVFAGDHGVSAQSAYPREVTAAMVRVFLAGKSGVTVLAAQVGASVRVADLAVDWDAADIPAEVTAHKIRRGSGAIDVEDALEPGEAVAAFEAGRAIAAEEAGADLLVPGDMGIGNTTVCAALVAATLGLPAAEVVGTGTGVSGAALETKTAVVATALARAGDRVTDPFDRLTALGSACVAATAGFLVEAAVRRIPVLLDGIFSGAAALVARDIAPGAQQWWLAGHRSTEPSQAFALKALGLTPILDLGLRLGEGSGAIQAVPTLRAARAIIAEMGLLADLA; translated from the coding sequence GTGCCCCGATTCGACATCCCCGTGCCCGACGCCGCCGCCCGCGCCGCAGCGCAGGAGCGCCTCGACGGCCTGGTGAAACCGCTCGGCGCGCTGGGCAGGCTCGAGGAGCTGGCGGCGTGGCTGAGCGCCGCCCACGGCGTGGTGCCCCCGCGCCCGCTCGACGACGTGCGCGTGGTCGTCTTCGCCGGTGACCACGGGGTGTCGGCGCAGTCGGCGTACCCGCGCGAGGTCACGGCGGCGATGGTGCGCGTGTTCCTCGCGGGCAAGAGCGGCGTCACGGTGCTGGCCGCGCAGGTGGGGGCCAGCGTGCGCGTGGCCGACCTCGCGGTCGACTGGGACGCTGCGGACATCCCCGCCGAGGTCACCGCCCACAAGATCCGCCGCGGCTCCGGCGCGATCGACGTCGAGGACGCCCTCGAGCCCGGCGAAGCCGTGGCCGCGTTCGAAGCGGGCCGCGCCATCGCCGCCGAGGAGGCCGGCGCCGACCTCCTGGTCCCCGGCGACATGGGCATCGGCAACACCACCGTGTGCGCCGCGCTGGTCGCCGCCACTCTCGGCCTGCCCGCGGCCGAGGTCGTCGGCACCGGGACCGGCGTGTCCGGCGCCGCCTTGGAAACCAAGACCGCCGTCGTGGCGACCGCCCTCGCGCGCGCCGGCGACCGCGTCACGGACCCGTTCGACCGCCTCACGGCCTTGGGCAGCGCCTGCGTCGCGGCGACCGCGGGTTTCCTGGTCGAGGCCGCCGTGCGCCGCATCCCGGTGCTGCTCGACGGCATCTTCTCCGGCGCCGCCGCCCTGGTCGCCCGCGACATCGCGCCGGGCGCCCAGCAGTGGTGGCTCGCGGGCCACCGTTCGACGGAACCATCGCAGGCGTTCGCCCTCAAGGCCCTGGGCCTGACGCCGATCCTCGACCTGGGCCTGCGCCTGGGCGAGGGCAGCGGCGCGATCCAGGCGGTCCCGACCCTGCGTGCGGCGCGGGCGATCATCGCCGAGATGGGCCTGCTGGCGGACCTCGCGTGA
- a CDS encoding M1 family metallopeptidase — protein sequence MAKTIVKTAAVAGLAAVLAAGTATAAAADPASPGALSAGERLFPGLGNGGYDARDYDVSFDYRPGVTTMDASVTMRAVATQSLSSFGLDSAVAQLRSVEVDGQAAQFTAKGEKLVVTPARPLRAGHAFTVRITYVADRAKSPQSPASTPLPPELAEAIGVWQNTPDGFAVMGQTDREHAVFPSDDVPGDPATYTLRITTPADVQGVGSGTLVGKHRSGERVTSVFRVDRPTATDVVQVAAGHFTELDQVGPHGLPIRSYVTKAAKPSALDTARKTPELIAWLEQRLGRPYPYASAGTLGVDRLYGGGLALETAAIPTYSAGLLAYPQEVSTMVHELTHEYFGDAVPVRHWDDMWLSEGHATFYQDLYDSEHGGKPFDEKAKSGYAQNNEILKQNGPVAHQTYAAGVMSGTDLGGKLTLYALRNLVGQPVFDRIERTFFDRFRGRPAATQDYVDVAEQVSGRDLSGFFHDWLYGTTTPAMPGHPDWRA from the coding sequence ATGGCGAAAACGATCGTGAAGACCGCGGCGGTCGCCGGGCTGGCCGCGGTGCTGGCCGCCGGCACCGCGACCGCCGCCGCGGCGGACCCCGCTTCCCCCGGCGCGCTCAGCGCGGGTGAGCGGCTCTTCCCCGGCCTTGGCAACGGCGGGTACGACGCCCGCGACTACGACGTCTCCTTCGACTACCGCCCCGGCGTGACCACGATGGACGCTTCGGTGACGATGCGCGCGGTCGCCACGCAATCGCTGTCGTCCTTCGGGCTCGACTCGGCGGTCGCGCAGCTCCGCTCGGTGGAGGTGGACGGGCAGGCCGCGCAGTTCACGGCGAAGGGCGAGAAGCTCGTCGTCACACCGGCGCGGCCGCTGCGCGCGGGGCACGCGTTCACCGTGCGGATCACCTACGTCGCGGACCGGGCCAAAAGTCCGCAGTCGCCCGCTTCGACACCGCTGCCGCCGGAGTTGGCCGAGGCAATCGGCGTCTGGCAGAACACCCCCGACGGCTTCGCGGTGATGGGCCAGACCGACCGCGAGCACGCGGTGTTCCCGTCCGATGACGTGCCGGGCGACCCGGCCACGTACACCCTGCGGATCACGACGCCGGCCGACGTGCAGGGCGTCGGCAGCGGCACGCTGGTCGGCAAGCACCGCAGCGGCGAGCGCGTGACCTCGGTGTTCCGGGTCGATCGGCCCACGGCGACCGACGTCGTGCAAGTCGCGGCGGGACACTTCACCGAGCTCGACCAGGTGGGCCCGCACGGGTTGCCGATCCGCAGCTACGTGACGAAGGCGGCGAAGCCGTCGGCACTCGACACCGCCCGCAAGACCCCTGAGCTGATCGCGTGGCTGGAGCAGCGCCTCGGCCGTCCGTACCCCTACGCGAGCGCCGGCACCCTCGGCGTCGATCGTCTCTACGGCGGCGGCCTCGCCCTGGAGACCGCGGCGATCCCGACCTACAGCGCCGGGCTTCTGGCGTATCCGCAGGAGGTGTCGACCATGGTGCACGAGCTCACGCACGAGTACTTCGGCGACGCCGTGCCGGTGCGCCATTGGGACGACATGTGGCTGAGCGAAGGCCACGCCACCTTCTACCAGGACCTCTACGACTCCGAGCACGGCGGAAAGCCGTTCGACGAGAAGGCAAAGTCCGGGTACGCCCAGAACAACGAGATCCTGAAGCAGAACGGCCCAGTCGCTCACCAGACCTACGCGGCGGGCGTCATGTCCGGCACCGACCTCGGTGGCAAGCTCACCCTGTACGCGCTGCGCAACCTGGTCGGGCAGCCGGTCTTCGACCGCATCGAACGGACCTTCTTCGACCGGTTCCGAGGCCGGCCCGCAGCCACTCAGGACTACGTAGACGTGGCCGAGCAGGTGTCCGGCCGCGACCTTTCGGGCTTCTTCCACGACTGGCTCTACGGCACGACGACCCCGGCGATGCCGGGCCACCCGGATTGGAGGGCCTGA
- a CDS encoding DoxX family protein, protein MNIALWIAQGVLALVYLAAGGLMVVRPREELVASGNFDWMEDSSDAGVKAVGLVVVQIGALRVHLARDERRPLRANVVLLLAAFAAAARFPG, encoded by the coding sequence GTGAACATCGCACTGTGGATCGCCCAGGGTGTGCTCGCACTGGTCTACCTCGCCGCGGGCGGGCTCATGGTCGTCCGGCCGCGCGAGGAGCTGGTCGCGTCGGGCAACTTCGACTGGATGGAGGACTCGTCGGACGCCGGCGTGAAAGCGGTCGGCCTGGTCGTGGTGCAGATCGGCGCGCTCCGGGTGCACCTGGCCCGCGACGAACGCCGGCCGTTGCGGGCCAACGTGGTGCTGCTGCTCGCCGCCTTCGCCGCGGCCGCCCGCTTCCCGGGCTGA
- a CDS encoding adenosylcobinamide-GDP ribazoletransferase, producing MKLGDAIRLAVGTLTTVPVPAPRVIDRGVAGAAMVLAPVAAVPLAAVAGLIVAGGGAVGLPALAVAALALGAVELGSRGLHLDGLADTADGLGASYDRAKALDVMRRGDAGPTGVATLVFVLLVQAGAAAGAVAAGHGVVAVVAGVLTGRCTLSMSCARGVPSARPDGLGATVAGSVPLPVAVGVGVVAAAVAALAPGLPWWQGVAAVVAGYGAAALLLVRCVRRLGGITGDVLGAGVEVAVAAALLVLAA from the coding sequence GTGAAGCTCGGTGATGCGATCCGGCTGGCGGTCGGCACCCTGACCACCGTGCCGGTGCCCGCGCCGCGCGTGATCGATCGCGGGGTGGCCGGCGCGGCCATGGTGCTGGCACCCGTCGCGGCGGTGCCGTTGGCGGCGGTGGCGGGCCTGATCGTGGCGGGCGGCGGCGCGGTCGGACTGCCCGCGCTGGCCGTCGCGGCGCTGGCGCTCGGCGCGGTGGAGCTGGGCAGCCGCGGGCTGCACCTCGACGGGCTGGCCGACACCGCCGACGGACTGGGTGCGTCCTACGACCGGGCGAAGGCGCTCGACGTGATGCGCCGCGGCGATGCCGGGCCGACCGGCGTGGCAACGCTCGTGTTCGTGCTGCTCGTGCAAGCCGGCGCGGCAGCCGGGGCGGTGGCGGCCGGGCACGGGGTCGTCGCGGTCGTCGCCGGCGTGCTGACCGGGCGGTGCACGTTGTCGATGTCGTGCGCACGGGGAGTGCCGTCGGCGCGGCCGGACGGGCTGGGCGCGACGGTCGCGGGTTCGGTGCCGCTGCCGGTCGCCGTCGGAGTCGGTGTGGTGGCGGCCGCCGTGGCCGCGCTGGCCCCTGGTTTGCCGTGGTGGCAAGGAGTGGCGGCGGTGGTCGCGGGGTACGGCGCCGCCGCGCTGCTGCTCGTGCGGTGTGTGCGCCGGCTCGGCGGCATCACCGGTGACGTCCTGGGTGCGGGCGTCGAGGTCGCGGTGGCGGCGGCGCTGCTCGTGCTCGCCGCCTAG
- a CDS encoding bifunctional adenosylcobinamide kinase/adenosylcobinamide-phosphate guanylyltransferase, with product MTKLTHRLAGQLEALARTLRRYGRDDGKVLVLGGVRSGKSRHAERLVAHHSHLVYLAPGLPPGDDDPEWAARVAAHQARRPAHWKTVETTDLATVLRTASSPLLIDCLGTWLSRVLDEVGAWSGKPGWERRLDDRLEDFLAAWTQARVPVVAVSNEVGSGVVPATSSGRLFRDVLGALNNRVSAESDRSLLVVAGRVLELP from the coding sequence ATGACCAAGCTGACGCACCGGCTCGCCGGGCAGCTCGAAGCCCTGGCGCGGACCCTCCGCCGGTACGGACGCGACGATGGCAAGGTGCTCGTCCTCGGCGGCGTCCGCTCCGGGAAGTCGAGGCACGCGGAGCGGCTCGTCGCGCACCACTCCCACCTCGTGTACCTCGCGCCCGGCCTGCCGCCGGGCGACGACGACCCCGAGTGGGCCGCCCGCGTCGCCGCGCACCAGGCCCGGCGTCCGGCGCACTGGAAGACCGTCGAGACCACCGACCTCGCGACGGTCCTGCGGACCGCGAGCAGCCCGCTGCTCATCGACTGCCTGGGCACGTGGCTCTCGCGCGTGCTCGACGAGGTCGGCGCGTGGTCGGGCAAACCGGGCTGGGAGAGACGGCTCGACGACCGGCTCGAAGACTTCCTGGCCGCGTGGACGCAGGCCCGGGTGCCCGTGGTGGCCGTGAGCAACGAGGTCGGCAGCGGTGTGGTGCCCGCTACGTCGTCCGGGCGGCTGTTCCGTGATGTGCTGGGCGCACTCAACAACCGGGTGTCCGCCGAGTCAGACCGGAGCCTGCTGGTCGTCGCGGGGCGGGTGCTCGAACTGCCGTAA
- a CDS encoding DUF4190 domain-containing protein, whose protein sequence is MPESILPPKPTGPSYQDAPPPPPQPKTNGFAIASLILAIPALSLMLSIVFGFVALVQTRRDGRPGKGLAIAGLSVSGAWLVVIAVSVAVTLSGSDSVFAVHKGDCFTTESSTTITRVACDQPHGDEVYAVIALPGGDAYPGEETLAALSRDYCTGEQDAFFVNTSPPTNLVMAVYYPHEAAWRGDDHSAVCTLESESGGLRNPVVH, encoded by the coding sequence GTGCCCGAATCGATCCTGCCGCCCAAGCCGACCGGCCCGAGCTACCAGGACGCACCGCCACCACCACCGCAGCCGAAGACCAACGGCTTCGCGATCGCGTCGCTCATCCTGGCGATCCCGGCGCTGAGTCTCATGCTCAGCATCGTCTTCGGCTTCGTGGCGCTGGTCCAGACCCGACGTGACGGACGGCCCGGAAAGGGCCTGGCGATCGCCGGGCTTTCGGTGAGCGGCGCGTGGCTCGTGGTGATCGCCGTCAGCGTCGCGGTCACGCTGTCGGGCAGCGACAGCGTGTTCGCCGTGCACAAGGGCGATTGCTTTACCACCGAGAGCTCCACCACGATCACCAGGGTCGCGTGCGACCAGCCGCACGGGGACGAGGTCTACGCCGTCATCGCGCTCCCCGGCGGGGACGCCTACCCGGGCGAGGAAACGCTGGCCGCGTTGAGCCGCGACTACTGCACCGGTGAGCAGGACGCGTTCTTCGTCAACACGTCGCCGCCGACGAACCTGGTCATGGCTGTGTACTACCCGCACGAAGCGGCGTGGCGCGGCGACGACCACTCGGCCGTGTGCACGCTGGAGTCGGAGTCCGGGGGGTTGCGCAACCCCGTGGTGCACTGA
- a CDS encoding helix-turn-helix domain-containing protein has translation MLTLTLKHFVEDGLVERTAYAEVPPRVEYELTELSGSPVPLVMALAEWAMANHERINAHRRSRE, from the coding sequence ATGCTGACGCTGACGCTCAAGCACTTCGTCGAAGACGGTCTGGTGGAGCGCACCGCCTACGCCGAGGTGCCGCCTCGGGTCGAGTACGAGCTGACGGAGTTGAGCGGGAGTCCGGTGCCGCTGGTGATGGCGCTCGCCGAGTGGGCGATGGCCAACCACGAGCGGATCAACGCCCATCGCCGATCCCGCGAGTAG
- a CDS encoding ROK family protein, producing MAELVAALDVGGTTVKAALLDAELNALATTRVPTAKSADGTALAEQVADVVSALAEQAGTGAPGAVGVVVPGIVDEQARVARFSANLDWRDVPFGDLLENRLGLPVAFGHDVSAGGLAEFRVGAGKGCTDAAFIAVGTGIAAALLLDGRLYRAHGLAGEVGHIDVGHRIVCGCGATGCLEAISSASAIARRYTERTGRPADGAQPVVDAARHGDEAAVAVVSDALDGLGHGLKTLLTLLAPEVVVLGGGLFTAADYVLDPVRDWLASALTFQRMPELRLASLGDEAGRLGAGLLALDLLRGN from the coding sequence ATGGCTGAATTGGTGGCGGCACTGGACGTGGGTGGCACGACCGTGAAGGCGGCCCTGCTCGACGCTGAACTCAACGCCCTCGCGACGACGCGCGTGCCCACGGCGAAGAGCGCCGACGGCACGGCGCTGGCCGAGCAGGTGGCCGATGTGGTCTCCGCGCTCGCCGAGCAGGCCGGGACGGGCGCGCCGGGGGCCGTCGGCGTGGTCGTGCCGGGGATCGTCGACGAACAGGCTCGCGTCGCGCGGTTCTCGGCGAACCTCGACTGGCGTGACGTCCCGTTCGGCGACCTGCTGGAGAACCGGCTGGGCCTGCCGGTGGCGTTCGGGCACGACGTGAGCGCAGGCGGCTTGGCCGAGTTCCGCGTCGGCGCCGGGAAGGGCTGCACGGACGCGGCGTTCATCGCCGTCGGCACCGGCATCGCGGCCGCCCTGCTGCTCGACGGGCGGCTCTACCGGGCCCACGGCCTGGCCGGGGAGGTCGGGCACATCGACGTGGGCCACCGCATCGTCTGCGGCTGCGGCGCCACGGGCTGTCTCGAGGCGATCTCGTCGGCGTCGGCCATCGCGCGCCGCTACACCGAACGCACCGGCCGGCCCGCCGACGGCGCGCAGCCCGTGGTCGACGCCGCGCGCCACGGCGACGAAGCCGCGGTCGCCGTGGTCTCCGACGCCCTCGACGGCCTCGGCCACGGCCTGAAGACGTTGCTCACGCTGCTCGCCCCGGAAGTCGTCGTTCTCGGCGGCGGCCTCTTCACCGCCGCCGACTATGTACTCGACCCGGTGCGCGACTGGCTCGCTTCGGCGCTGACCTTCCAGCGCATGCCGGAGCTGCGCCTGGCATCGCTGGGCGACGAAGCCGGTCGGCTCGGCGCGGGGCTGCTGGCGCTGGACTTGCTGCGCGGCAACTGA
- a CDS encoding cobyric acid synthase: MRGLLVAGTTSDAGKSLVTAGICRWLARRGVRVAPFKSQNMSNNSMVCADGAEIGRAQWLQARAARAEPEAAMNPVLLKPGSDRRSHVIALGKPFGTLEAGEYATGRAGLAEFAFGAFEDLRSRFDVVVCEGAGSPAEINLRGGDYVNLGLARRFSLPVVVVGDIDRGGVLAAMFGTLALLSPEDQALVAGWVVNKFRGDIGLLRPGLKSLEDVTGRPVLGVLPWLDRVWIDSEDALAAAGWRHEAPRGGGLRVAVVRFPRASNATDVDALAAEPGVTVSLTADPDTVETADLVVLPGSRATVDDLRWLRSRGLADAVTARAAAGRPVLGICGGYQMLARTIDDDVESRAGLVDGLGLLPTTVTFAGDKVLGRPTGSWRGHRVDAYEIHHGSASGADAESFLDGYRAGAVWGTTWHGAFENDGFRRAWLTEIAAQAGVDWSPAAATPGFAQLREDMLDRLADAVESELDTTNLLRLLEGGAPDALPFVPPGAP, encoded by the coding sequence GTGAGGGGACTGCTGGTCGCGGGCACCACGTCCGACGCCGGGAAGAGCCTGGTCACGGCCGGGATCTGCCGGTGGCTCGCGCGCCGCGGCGTGCGCGTGGCGCCGTTCAAATCGCAGAACATGTCGAACAACTCGATGGTGTGCGCCGACGGCGCCGAGATCGGCCGCGCGCAGTGGTTGCAGGCCCGCGCCGCGCGCGCCGAACCCGAGGCGGCGATGAACCCCGTGCTGCTCAAACCCGGCAGCGACCGGCGCAGCCACGTGATCGCGCTCGGCAAACCGTTCGGCACGCTCGAAGCCGGCGAGTACGCGACCGGCCGCGCCGGCTTGGCCGAGTTCGCATTCGGGGCCTTCGAGGACCTGCGCTCGCGCTTCGACGTCGTCGTGTGCGAAGGAGCGGGCAGCCCCGCGGAGATCAACCTGCGCGGCGGCGACTACGTGAACCTCGGACTGGCCCGGCGGTTTTCCCTCCCGGTGGTCGTGGTCGGCGACATCGACCGCGGCGGGGTGCTGGCCGCGATGTTCGGCACGCTCGCGCTGCTCTCGCCCGAGGACCAGGCGCTCGTGGCCGGCTGGGTGGTCAACAAGTTCCGCGGCGACATCGGCTTGCTGCGTCCGGGCCTGAAGAGCCTCGAAGACGTGACGGGCCGGCCGGTGCTGGGGGTGCTGCCCTGGCTCGATCGTGTGTGGATCGACTCCGAAGACGCGCTCGCCGCAGCCGGCTGGCGACACGAGGCGCCACGCGGGGGCGGGCTGCGCGTGGCCGTCGTGCGCTTCCCGCGCGCCTCGAACGCCACCGATGTGGACGCTCTCGCCGCCGAGCCCGGCGTGACGGTGAGCCTCACCGCCGACCCGGACACGGTCGAGACCGCCGACCTCGTGGTGCTGCCCGGCTCCCGGGCCACTGTGGACGATCTGCGCTGGCTGCGCTCGCGCGGCCTCGCCGACGCCGTGACCGCGCGCGCCGCCGCGGGCCGGCCGGTGCTCGGCATCTGCGGCGGCTATCAGATGCTGGCACGGACCATCGACGACGACGTCGAGTCGCGTGCCGGCCTGGTCGACGGGCTCGGCCTGCTGCCCACCACCGTGACCTTCGCGGGGGACAAGGTGCTGGGCCGCCCGACGGGCTCGTGGCGGGGCCACCGCGTCGACGCGTACGAGATCCACCACGGCAGCGCCTCCGGCGCCGACGCGGAGTCCTTTCTGGACGGTTACCGCGCCGGCGCGGTGTGGGGCACGACGTGGCACGGCGCCTTCGAGAACGACGGCTTCCGCCGCGCGTGGCTCACCGAGATCGCCGCACAGGCGGGCGTCGACTGGTCGCCTGCCGCGGCCACCCCGGGCTTCGCGCAGCTGCGCGAGGACATGCTCGACCGCCTCGCCGACGCAGTCGAGTCCGAACTGGACACCACGAACCTCTTGCGGCTGCTGGAAGGCGGTGCGCCGGACGCGCTGCCGTTCGTCCCGCCCGGCGCACCGTGA
- a CDS encoding cobalamin biosynthesis protein, whose protein sequence is MPLRQAVTAAGLITGYVADAVFGDPRRGHPVALFGRAAGALERRWWADSKPRGAAYAAVCAGAATGLGVATQLATRRRPVARFAFTAAATWAVLGGRGLAAEGREMARLLDADGIPAARARLSHLCARDASELDPAELARAATESIAENTSDAVVAPLLWGAVAGLPGLLGYRALNTLDAMVGYRSPRHRNFGWAAARADDVVNLVPARIGAVLTALSAPLAGGRIGPALRAWRRYGSHHPSPNAGQVEAAFAGALGVRLGGTNSYGGEVEVRGTLGDGRAPQPVDLRRAVRLSRVVGAVSAVSAAAVARAVAR, encoded by the coding sequence GTGCCACTCCGACAAGCCGTCACCGCGGCCGGCCTGATCACCGGATACGTCGCCGACGCGGTGTTCGGCGACCCCCGCCGCGGGCACCCGGTCGCGCTGTTCGGCCGCGCGGCCGGCGCGCTGGAACGTCGCTGGTGGGCGGACTCGAAGCCGCGCGGAGCGGCGTACGCGGCCGTCTGCGCGGGCGCCGCGACGGGCCTGGGTGTGGCCACGCAGCTGGCCACCCGCCGGCGCCCCGTCGCCCGCTTCGCCTTCACCGCCGCCGCGACGTGGGCCGTGCTCGGCGGCCGCGGTCTCGCCGCCGAGGGCCGGGAGATGGCGCGCCTGCTGGACGCCGACGGAATACCCGCCGCGCGTGCCCGCCTTTCGCACCTGTGCGCGCGGGACGCGTCGGAGCTGGACCCGGCCGAGCTCGCGCGTGCGGCCACGGAGTCGATCGCGGAGAACACGTCCGACGCGGTCGTCGCGCCGCTGCTGTGGGGCGCCGTCGCCGGCCTCCCCGGGCTGCTCGGCTACCGCGCGCTGAACACGCTCGACGCGATGGTCGGCTACCGCTCGCCGCGCCACCGCAACTTCGGCTGGGCCGCGGCCCGCGCCGACGACGTCGTGAACCTCGTGCCGGCGCGGATCGGCGCCGTGCTGACGGCGCTGTCCGCGCCGCTGGCCGGCGGGCGGATCGGCCCGGCGCTGCGCGCGTGGCGGCGGTACGGCTCGCACCACCCGAGCCCGAACGCCGGCCAGGTCGAGGCCGCGTTCGCGGGCGCTCTCGGCGTGCGGCTCGGGGGCACCAACAGCTACGGCGGCGAGGTCGAGGTCCGTGGCACGCTCGGTGACGGCCGGGCGCCACAGCCCGTCGACCTGCGGCGCGCGGTGCGTTTGTCGCGGGTGGTCGGCGCGGTGTCGGCCGTGAGCGCGGCGGCGGTGGCCCGGGCGGTGGCGCGGTGA